In Hwangdonia lutea, a single window of DNA contains:
- the nadA gene encoding quinolinate synthase NadA, whose translation MDLVKKIHRLKKEKNAVILAHYYQVPEIQDIADYVGDSLGLSQKAAETKADIIVFAGVHFMAETAKILSPKKTVVLPDLNAGCSLADSCPPEAFKAFTEAHPNHVVITYVNCSAEIKALSDIVCTSSNALKIVESIPKETPIIFAPDKNLGAYIIKETGRDMLLWDGSCVVHEAFSMDKLIELHKKYPDYKIIAHPESEEHILNTATYIGSTAGMINYVKQHQNQKFIVATEAGILHKMKEAMPYTELIPAPAKEDNTCACSECHFMKMNTLQKLYDCLLNESPQIEVDETIIERALLPIERMLELSK comes from the coding sequence ATGGATTTAGTTAAAAAAATACACCGTTTAAAAAAAGAGAAAAACGCCGTAATTCTTGCGCATTATTATCAAGTGCCAGAAATACAGGATATAGCGGATTATGTTGGCGATAGTTTGGGGCTATCACAAAAAGCCGCTGAAACCAAGGCCGATATTATTGTGTTCGCCGGTGTGCATTTTATGGCAGAAACCGCTAAAATATTAAGTCCAAAAAAAACGGTGGTGTTGCCCGATTTAAATGCAGGTTGCTCGTTGGCAGATTCTTGTCCGCCAGAGGCTTTTAAAGCATTTACAGAAGCGCACCCCAATCATGTGGTGATTACTTATGTAAATTGTTCGGCAGAAATAAAAGCCTTGAGCGATATTGTTTGCACCTCGTCCAACGCCTTAAAAATTGTAGAATCTATCCCTAAAGAAACCCCAATTATTTTTGCTCCCGATAAAAATTTAGGAGCTTACATCATCAAGGAAACGGGACGCGATATGTTGCTTTGGGACGGCAGTTGTGTGGTGCACGAAGCGTTTTCAATGGATAAATTAATCGAGCTTCATAAAAAATACCCCGATTATAAAATTATAGCACATCCAGAATCTGAGGAGCATATTTTAAATACGGCGACATATATCGGCTCAACCGCAGGTATGATAAATTATGTAAAACAGCACCAAAACCAAAAATTTATTGTGGCAACCGAGGCTGGTATTTTGCATAAAATGAAAGAGGCTATGCCCTATACCGAATTAATACCTGCACCGGCGAAAGAAGATAATACCTGCGCCTGCAGCGAGTGCCATTTTATGAAAATGAATACACTTCAAAAACTATACGATTGTTTGCTTAACGAATCGCCGCAAATTGAAGTTGACGAAACCATTATTGAGCGTGCTTTATTGCCTATAGAACGCATGTTGGAATTATCTAAATAA
- the nadB gene encoding L-aspartate oxidase, whose product MTTDYLVIGSGIAGLTFSVKIAEAFPNRTVTIITKTNEEESNTKYAQGGVAVVLNSKKDSFQKHIQDTLIAGDGLCDAAIVEMVVKEGPKRLEELMAWGANFDFDTLGNLDLGKEGGHSEYRVAHHKDITGAEIERALLAQAHQLKNVTILTHHFAIDLITNHHVSGKKPKKNACYGAYVLNQKTKTIFTLKAHHTVLASGGIGWVYGHTTNPVIATGDGIAMAYRAKAKISDMEFVQFHPTALFEANGESSFLISEAVRGFGAYLRNTSGERFMPNYDERAELASRDIVSQSIDNELKKTGDTHVFLDCTHLDMTAFRKHFPNIYKKCEAHNIHIETDWIPVVPAAHYLCGGIDVDVDGKTSVHNLFACGECTKTGLHGANRLASNSLLEALVYAHNIFKYLRNDSCKSLDLNIPDWDDEGTNTPKEQVLVQHNLRQLQALMRNYVGIVRGHNRLKKAIKHLDLMYAEVESFYKASKISTPLCELRNMINVAHLIINQSLERKENKGGYFNVDNVKKQTELL is encoded by the coding sequence ATGACAACAGATTATCTGGTAATTGGTTCGGGCATTGCGGGTTTAACTTTTTCGGTTAAAATTGCTGAGGCATTTCCCAATAGAACGGTAACCATAATCACTAAAACCAACGAAGAAGAGTCCAACACAAAATACGCTCAAGGCGGTGTAGCCGTAGTGTTAAATTCTAAAAAAGATTCTTTCCAAAAACACATTCAAGACACTTTAATTGCGGGCGATGGACTTTGTGATGCTGCCATTGTGGAAATGGTTGTTAAAGAAGGCCCTAAACGCTTGGAAGAACTCATGGCCTGGGGCGCAAATTTTGATTTTGATACGCTTGGAAACTTAGATTTAGGAAAAGAAGGTGGGCACTCCGAATACCGTGTGGCGCACCATAAAGATATTACGGGAGCAGAAATTGAACGCGCTTTATTGGCGCAGGCGCATCAACTAAAAAACGTTACTATTTTAACGCATCATTTTGCAATTGATTTAATTACAAATCACCATGTGTCGGGAAAAAAACCTAAAAAAAATGCCTGTTATGGAGCTTATGTTTTAAATCAAAAAACAAAAACCATTTTTACCCTAAAAGCCCACCATACAGTGTTGGCTTCGGGTGGCATTGGTTGGGTTTACGGGCACACCACCAATCCTGTAATTGCAACTGGCGATGGTATTGCTATGGCATATAGGGCTAAAGCAAAAATTTCGGATATGGAATTTGTGCAATTTCATCCCACGGCATTGTTTGAGGCTAACGGCGAATCGTCATTTTTAATATCCGAAGCGGTTAGAGGTTTTGGTGCTTATTTACGCAATACATCAGGAGAGCGGTTTATGCCAAATTACGATGAGCGTGCAGAATTAGCATCGCGAGATATTGTATCGCAAAGTATTGATAACGAGCTAAAAAAAACAGGAGATACCCATGTGTTTTTAGATTGTACGCATTTGGATATGACGGCTTTTAGAAAACACTTTCCTAATATTTATAAAAAATGTGAAGCGCATAATATTCATATTGAAACCGATTGGATTCCCGTTGTACCGGCAGCTCATTATTTATGTGGCGGCATTGATGTTGATGTGGACGGAAAAACGTCGGTTCATAATTTATTTGCCTGCGGCGAATGTACCAAAACCGGTTTGCATGGTGCCAACCGATTGGCCTCAAATTCATTGTTGGAAGCATTGGTTTATGCGCATAATATTTTTAAATATCTCAGAAATGATAGTTGTAAATCTTTGGATTTGAATATTCCCGATTGGGATGATGAGGGTACAAACACACCAAAAGAACAGGTTTTAGTACAGCATAATTTACGGCAACTACAAGCTTTAATGCGCAATTATGTTGGGATTGTGCGCGGCCATAACCGATTAAAAAAAGCTATAAAACACCTCGATTTAATGTACGCTGAAGTTGAAAGTTTTTATAAAGCCTCAAAAATTTCCACACCACTTTGCGAATTAAGAAACATGATTAATGTGGCACATTTAATTATTAATCAATCTTTAGAAAGAAAAGAAAACAAAGGCGGGTATTTTAATGTGGATAATGTAAAAAAACAAACAGAACTCTTATAA
- a CDS encoding single-stranded DNA-binding protein, which yields MNTLRNKVQLIGNLGNDPEIINLESGKTLAKFNMATNDSYTNNKGEKITDTQWHNIVAWGKTAQIIEKYVTKGKEVAIEGKLTSRSYDDKDGNKRYITEVVCSELLMLGK from the coding sequence ATGAACACACTTAGAAACAAAGTACAGTTGATTGGTAACTTAGGAAACGATCCGGAAATCATCAATCTTGAATCAGGAAAAACATTGGCTAAATTTAATATGGCCACAAACGACAGCTACACTAATAATAAAGGTGAAAAAATTACAGACACCCAATGGCATAATATTGTGGCTTGGGGTAAAACGGCCCAAATTATTGAAAAGTACGTAACCAAAGGAAAAGAGGTTGCCATTGAAGGGAAACTAACTTCGCGAAGCTATGATGATAAAGACGGCAACAAACGTTACATCACCGAGGTGGTATGCAGCGAGTTACTTATGTTAGGAAAATAA
- a CDS encoding GNAT family N-acetyltransferase, translating into MTFHIETERLILRELRPTDLNGMFELDANPEVHKYLGNKPVKTIEESQKILDSVFNQYKQRGIGRFAAIEKLSGNFIGWSGIRLNTEYNMNGYTRYYDVGYRFIPKYWGKGYATESGKAAVNYAFNELKLTELYATTHLENEASHRALLKIGLTYIEDFYFEEEAMDLRWYKIKSR; encoded by the coding sequence ATGACATTCCACATAGAAACCGAAAGACTTATTTTAAGAGAACTCAGGCCAACCGATTTAAACGGCATGTTCGAGCTTGACGCTAACCCCGAAGTACATAAATATTTGGGAAATAAACCCGTTAAAACCATTGAGGAATCCCAGAAAATACTGGATAGTGTTTTCAATCAATATAAACAGCGTGGTATTGGCAGATTTGCAGCTATTGAAAAGTTGTCAGGGAATTTTATAGGTTGGTCGGGGATACGTTTAAACACCGAATACAACATGAATGGCTACACAAGATATTACGATGTGGGCTATAGGTTTATACCTAAATATTGGGGTAAAGGATATGCCACTGAATCTGGTAAAGCTGCGGTAAATTACGCTTTTAATGAATTAAAACTAACGGAATTGTATGCCACAACACATTTGGAAAATGAAGCATCGCACCGTGCGTTATTAAAAATAGGTTTGACATATATTGAAGATTTCTATTTTGAAGAAGAGGCAATGGACTTGCGTTGGTATAAAATTAAAAGCCGATAA
- a CDS encoding CBS domain-containing protein, with product MAIKSFQGARRQQTNAEDSTPLKVSDYMTRDLITFTPKQTIESVMQSLIKNRISGGPVVNEKNELVGIISEGDCIKQISESRYYNMPMQDKTIEKFITQNVDTIDGNMNIFDAANEFLKTKHRRFPIVENGKLVGQISQKDVLKAAMKLKGQTWK from the coding sequence ATGGCAATTAAAAGTTTCCAAGGCGCAAGAAGGCAGCAAACAAATGCTGAAGATAGCACACCGTTAAAGGTTAGTGACTATATGACACGGGATTTAATTACGTTTACACCCAAGCAAACCATTGAAAGTGTAATGCAGTCGTTAATTAAAAACCGAATTTCCGGCGGCCCTGTGGTAAATGAAAAAAATGAGCTGGTTGGGATAATTTCTGAAGGTGATTGTATTAAACAAATTAGTGAAAGTCGGTATTATAATATGCCCATGCAAGATAAAACCATTGAAAAGTTTATCACCCAAAATGTAGATACCATTGATGGCAACATGAATATTTTTGATGCTGCCAATGAGTTTTTAAAAACCAAGCACCGTAGGTTTCCCATAGTTGAGAACGGCAAATTGGTGGGGCAAATTAGCCAAAAGGATGTGCTTAAGGCCGCTATGAAACTTAAAGGACAAACTTGGAAATAG
- a CDS encoding tetratricopeptide repeat protein: MKRILMLALVVGCFQLNAQTSPELIKHYEAYYKQMKKQGDMQGIVNAMTHLNVLSPSVARQDTLAYIYMSEGKYVQALNTIGIEKNVGDSDIAVEVKALSLKSVKRPELAVGHFEELFKRNPNALIAYELAELNLQTQKLDEALKHINYGLANAKDDMTKAFYETQQPYQVPLKAAFMYLNALVVYNQDTKANIDKAVDILDAAQKTAPNFNLIQLTKSELLRQKQALSQAAGQPKN, from the coding sequence ATGAAACGAATTTTAATGTTGGCTTTAGTGGTAGGCTGTTTTCAGTTAAACGCACAAACCAGCCCAGAATTAATTAAGCATTACGAGGCTTATTACAAACAAATGAAAAAGCAGGGCGATATGCAGGGTATTGTTAATGCCATGACACATTTAAACGTGTTGTCGCCATCTGTGGCAAGACAAGATACTTTGGCCTATATTTATATGAGCGAAGGTAAGTATGTACAGGCTTTAAATACCATTGGTATTGAAAAAAATGTTGGCGATTCTGATATTGCAGTGGAGGTTAAAGCACTGTCTTTAAAATCGGTAAAGCGGCCAGAATTGGCAGTTGGGCATTTTGAGGAACTTTTTAAAAGAAACCCGAATGCACTTATCGCATATGAGTTGGCAGAATTAAACTTACAAACCCAAAAATTGGATGAGGCTTTAAAGCATATTAACTACGGACTTGCCAACGCTAAAGACGATATGACCAAAGCGTTTTACGAAACGCAGCAACCTTATCAAGTGCCCTTAAAGGCTGCTTTTATGTATTTGAATGCGTTAGTAGTATATAACCAGGATACAAAAGCAAATATTGATAAAGCGGTTGATATTTTGGATGCCGCCCAAAAAACGGCGCCTAATTTTAATTTAATACAACTTACAAAATCCGAATTGTTAAGACAAAAGCAAGCTTTATCACAAGCTGCCGGACAGCCTAAAAATTAG
- a CDS encoding M13 family metallopeptidase translates to MKTKLNSLFLFSGLAFLGLVACKNDAKKETAQMETVPGINLEYMDTNVKPSDDFFRHVNGTWLDNNDIPSDRTRWGSFDELRKKTDEDALAILKSAMATDKDLNTIEVLPGSDQEKAVFLFQSIMDTVTRDAQGIKPIESVLAKIDNIKTNSDLQNFLIETAPKGGRAFFGFGVGAHPKNSNLNAGYLGNGALGLSRDYYVDEDDDTKAKREKYRAHIARMLKFIGDSDEEAKTNADNILAFETRMAKPRMTKEDRRDARKRYNPKSMDDLAEMTPSINWNAYFKGIGVKELDTVIVTDPGYFKALEGILKENNINDWKNYLRWTVIDGNSGLLSTEIDKANWEFYSKELRGSKKQRDREERALGTLNGTIGEALGKLYVDKKFPPEAKAKAEKMIKNIMLAFEKRIDNLDWMTPETKEKAKEKLQKMNVKIAYPDQWKDYSELEVKSIEDGGSYFSNMQNVRAWNFKDNLNKLGKPVDKSEWLMAPQVVNAYFMPPYNEIVFPAAILQPPFYNYQADEAVNYGGIGAVIGHEISHCFDDSGSRYDADGNLNNWWTDEDLEQFTALGKKLSEQYSAEEALPDTFLNGEFTLGENIGDLGGINAAYDGLQLYLAEHGRPENIDGFTPEQRLFLSWATIWRTKYTDDALRNQIKTNTHSPGMYRAVMPLKNVDAFYEAFDIKEGDPMYLKPEDRVKIW, encoded by the coding sequence ATGAAAACCAAATTGAATTCTTTATTTCTATTTAGCGGATTGGCTTTTTTAGGACTTGTTGCCTGTAAAAACGATGCCAAAAAAGAAACCGCACAAATGGAAACCGTACCAGGTATTAACTTAGAATACATGGACACCAATGTAAAACCAAGTGATGATTTTTTCAGACACGTCAATGGCACTTGGTTAGATAATAACGACATTCCATCAGACCGAACTCGCTGGGGAAGTTTTGATGAACTCAGAAAAAAAACCGATGAAGATGCTTTGGCTATTTTAAAATCGGCCATGGCAACCGATAAAGATTTGAATACCATTGAAGTTTTACCGGGCTCAGACCAAGAAAAAGCGGTATTTCTGTTTCAATCCATAATGGATACCGTAACCCGTGATGCCCAAGGTATTAAACCCATTGAAAGCGTATTGGCTAAAATTGACAACATTAAAACCAATAGCGATTTGCAAAATTTTTTAATCGAAACAGCTCCAAAGGGCGGTCGTGCTTTTTTTGGTTTTGGCGTAGGCGCACATCCTAAAAACAGCAATCTAAATGCAGGTTATTTAGGCAATGGCGCGTTGGGCTTAAGTCGCGATTATTATGTTGACGAAGATGATGACACCAAAGCAAAACGCGAAAAATATCGTGCACACATTGCACGTATGTTAAAATTTATTGGTGATTCCGATGAAGAAGCCAAAACAAATGCAGATAATATTTTAGCTTTCGAAACCCGAATGGCGAAACCAAGAATGACCAAAGAAGATAGGCGCGATGCCAGAAAAAGGTACAACCCTAAATCGATGGACGATTTGGCGGAAATGACACCTTCAATCAACTGGAATGCCTATTTTAAAGGTATTGGCGTTAAGGAATTGGACACTGTTATCGTTACAGATCCAGGATACTTTAAGGCCTTGGAAGGTATTTTAAAAGAGAATAATATCAACGATTGGAAAAACTATTTGCGTTGGACCGTAATTGATGGAAATTCCGGGTTGTTATCCACAGAAATCGATAAAGCCAATTGGGAGTTTTACAGCAAGGAACTAAGAGGCTCAAAAAAACAAAGAGACCGAGAAGAACGCGCTTTAGGAACATTAAACGGCACTATTGGTGAAGCTTTAGGGAAACTTTATGTGGATAAAAAATTCCCACCAGAAGCGAAAGCTAAAGCTGAAAAAATGATTAAAAACATTATGCTGGCCTTTGAAAAAAGAATCGATAATTTAGATTGGATGACGCCTGAAACCAAAGAAAAAGCAAAGGAGAAGTTACAAAAAATGAATGTTAAAATAGCCTATCCTGACCAATGGAAAGACTATTCGGAACTTGAAGTAAAAAGTATTGAAGATGGTGGCTCGTACTTTAGCAACATGCAAAATGTAAGAGCTTGGAATTTCAAAGACAACTTAAATAAACTCGGAAAACCAGTTGATAAAAGCGAATGGCTTATGGCGCCTCAAGTTGTAAACGCCTATTTTATGCCGCCGTATAACGAAATTGTTTTTCCCGCAGCTATTTTACAACCGCCTTTTTACAACTACCAAGCCGATGAAGCTGTAAATTACGGTGGTATTGGCGCTGTAATTGGTCATGAAATATCGCATTGTTTTGATGATTCTGGCTCGCGTTACGATGCCGATGGAAACTTAAACAATTGGTGGACCGACGAAGATTTAGAGCAATTTACCGCTTTAGGAAAAAAGCTTTCTGAGCAATATAGTGCCGAAGAAGCTTTACCAGACACGTTTTTAAATGGTGAATTTACCTTAGGAGAAAACATTGGGGATTTAGGTGGTATAAATGCTGCTTACGATGGCTTGCAATTGTATTTGGCAGAACATGGCAGACCAGAAAATATTGATGGTTTTACACCAGAGCAACGTTTGTTTTTATCGTGGGCAACCATTTGGAGAACAAAATACACTGATGATGCTTTACGCAATCAGATAAAAACCAATACACATTCTCCTGGTATGTATCGTGCCGTTATGCCTCTTAAAAATGTGGATGCTTTTTATGAAGCCTTTGATATTAAAGAAGGCGACCCCATGTATTTAAAACCAGAAGATCGTGTAAAAATCTGGTAA
- a CDS encoding NAD-dependent epimerase/dehydratase family protein — MNPKILIIGACGQIGSELTFKLRHIYGDNNVIASDISYSNLDIVNSGLFEIVDAQDYASINMCVEKYNIDTVYLMAALLSATGEKFPMKAWDLNVNSLFNVLNLAKAKFVKQVFWPSSIAVFGPSTPSENTPQYTAMEPTTVYGITKQVGERWCEYYHQKYGVDVRSLRYPGIVSWKTQTGGGTTDYAVDIYHKAITDKKFDCFLAENTKLPMMYMDDAIKAAIDIMRADASTINIRSSYNLAAISFTPKEVAQSIKKHIPEFEISYTPDFRQAIADSWPKSINDHAARQDWHWKHAFSLEAITKEMLFHLDKKYNTTVK, encoded by the coding sequence ATGAACCCAAAAATATTGATTATTGGTGCTTGCGGACAAATTGGTTCGGAATTAACATTTAAGCTCAGACATATTTATGGCGATAATAATGTAATTGCAAGCGATATAAGCTACAGTAATTTAGATATTGTAAACTCTGGGCTTTTCGAAATTGTGGATGCCCAAGACTATGCCAGTATTAATATGTGCGTTGAAAAATATAACATCGACACCGTTTATTTAATGGCTGCTTTGTTGAGCGCTACGGGCGAGAAATTCCCGATGAAAGCTTGGGATTTGAATGTGAATTCCCTATTCAATGTTTTAAATTTAGCAAAAGCAAAGTTTGTAAAACAAGTGTTTTGGCCCTCTAGTATTGCTGTTTTTGGGCCTTCAACACCATCTGAAAATACGCCACAATACACGGCCATGGAACCCACAACCGTTTACGGCATTACAAAACAAGTTGGCGAACGGTGGTGCGAATATTATCATCAAAAATACGGTGTAGATGTTAGGAGTTTGCGCTACCCGGGCATTGTAAGTTGGAAAACCCAAACCGGTGGTGGCACCACCGATTATGCCGTAGATATTTATCACAAAGCCATTACCGATAAAAAATTCGATTGTTTTTTGGCCGAAAACACCAAGCTTCCCATGATGTATATGGATGATGCCATTAAGGCCGCCATCGATATTATGCGTGCCGATGCCAGTACCATAAATATACGGTCGTCTTACAATTTGGCAGCCATAAGCTTTACGCCTAAGGAAGTGGCGCAATCGATAAAAAAACACATCCCGGAATTCGAAATAAGCTACACACCCGATTTCAGGCAAGCCATTGCCGATAGTTGGCCAAAAAGTATAAACGACCATGCGGCACGACAAGATTGGCATTGGAAACACGCCTTTTCGCTAGAAGCTATAACCAAAGAAATGCTTTTTCATTTGGATAAAAAATATAATACAACAGTAAAATAA
- a CDS encoding HupE/UreJ family protein codes for MLDNFLFNVKYGMNHVLDINAYDHVLFLIVLTIPYVFKDWKRVLLLVTVFTLGHTLSLVLAAYNVVSVNAQMVEFLIPITILIVALYNVFTAGKGAQKEKIGVLFLTTLFFGLIHGLGFAREFHMLLGATDNKLVLLLEFALGIEVAQVIIVFIVLFLSYVVQTIFRFTKRDWIMVISAIVVGLVIPMLLNNDFLA; via the coding sequence ATGCTTGACAATTTTTTATTCAATGTAAAATACGGCATGAATCACGTGCTGGATATAAATGCCTACGACCACGTTTTATTTCTAATCGTACTTACCATTCCCTATGTTTTTAAAGACTGGAAACGCGTTTTACTACTCGTTACCGTTTTTACTTTGGGGCATACCTTGTCGCTTGTTTTGGCGGCCTACAATGTGGTAAGTGTTAACGCTCAAATGGTAGAATTCTTAATACCCATAACCATTTTAATTGTGGCGCTGTACAATGTGTTTACCGCTGGTAAAGGCGCACAAAAAGAAAAAATAGGCGTCCTGTTTTTAACCACCCTATTTTTTGGATTAATACACGGTTTGGGCTTTGCGCGCGAGTTTCACATGCTTTTAGGAGCCACCGACAACAAACTGGTTTTACTACTGGAATTTGCTTTAGGCATAGAAGTTGCCCAAGTTATAATCGTGTTTATCGTACTGTTTTTAAGCTATGTGGTGCAAACCATATTTAGGTTTACCAAGCGCGATTGGATTATGGTGATATCGGCAATCGTAGTTGGTTTGGTTATCCCCATGTTGCTGAATAACGACTTTTTGGCTTAA
- a CDS encoding TPM domain-containing protein: MKKKILIITGSIGVLYMLLAFVLPKFVAAPFAAHQSKNVWTENEKDYSESKSSNLVLDSIGNFPLPMGYVSDFEKIFSERQISHLTKIITDYEQKTTREIAIVTISSIEPYGNMKDYSTDLANEWKIGKPEKDNGLIILFSKNLRQIRIATGTGTEQKLTDEICKSVLDNTIIPEFKKGHYYSGIESGLNQLILLWE; encoded by the coding sequence ATGAAGAAAAAAATATTAATAATAACTGGTTCGATAGGGGTTTTATACATGCTCTTAGCATTTGTTTTACCAAAATTTGTTGCCGCACCTTTTGCCGCACACCAGTCAAAAAATGTTTGGACTGAAAACGAAAAAGACTATTCGGAATCCAAATCATCTAATTTGGTGTTAGACAGTATTGGTAATTTTCCATTGCCAATGGGTTATGTATCGGACTTTGAAAAAATATTCAGTGAGCGACAAATTTCGCATCTAACCAAAATAATTACTGATTACGAACAAAAAACGACTAGAGAAATTGCAATTGTTACGATAAGCTCAATTGAACCGTACGGGAACATGAAGGATTATTCAACAGATTTGGCGAATGAATGGAAAATTGGAAAACCAGAAAAGGACAACGGACTTATAATTTTATTCAGTAAAAATTTACGACAGATTAGAATTGCAACAGGAACAGGAACAGAGCAAAAGCTAACTGATGAAATCTGCAAAAGTGTACTTGACAATACTATTATTCCTGAATTTAAAAAAGGCCATTATTACAGTGGCATTGAAAGTGGGTTAAACCAATTGATCCTGCTTTGGGAATAA
- a CDS encoding deoxycytidylate deaminase, producing MPEHKQLKYDKAYLRIAKEWGKLSYCKRRQVGALIVKDRMIISDGYNGTPSGFENFCEDEEGYTKWYVLHAEANAILKVAASTQSAKGATLYITMSPCKECSKLIHQAGIVKVVYNQAYKDDSGLRFLEKAGVELKLIEEINK from the coding sequence ATGCCAGAACACAAACAACTCAAGTACGATAAGGCTTATTTAAGAATTGCCAAAGAGTGGGGGAAATTATCGTACTGCAAACGCCGGCAAGTTGGCGCACTTATTGTAAAGGATAGAATGATAATCTCCGATGGGTACAACGGTACACCTTCGGGATTTGAAAATTTTTGTGAAGATGAAGAAGGCTACACCAAATGGTACGTGCTGCATGCCGAGGCCAACGCCATTTTAAAAGTAGCGGCATCAACCCAATCGGCAAAAGGCGCCACCTTGTACATTACCATGTCGCCCTGTAAAGAATGTAGTAAATTAATACATCAGGCAGGTATTGTAAAAGTGGTTTACAACCAAGCCTATAAAGACGATTCCGGATTGCGCTTTTTAGAAAAAGCAGGCGTAGAGCTTAAATTAATTGAAGAAATAAACAAATAA